Genomic segment of Thermodesulfovibrionia bacterium:
TGATATTGGTTTGAACATCATCCAACTTCACGGTTCAGAGCATATTGAGTCATGCAATCTTAACAAAAAAGTCATTAAAGCCATAAGAGTAAAAAACCTTACCGACCTGGCACCTATAATAACTTATAAGAATATATCTGCTTTTCTCCTTGATACTTATTCTCCTGATTCATTTGGAGGCTCCGGTCAAGTCTTTAACTGGGACATTGCGGTAGAAGCTAAAAAATTTGGACGTGTCATTCTTGCAGGAGGTCTTACACATGCAAATGTCAGAGAGGCTATAGAAAAAGTCCGGCCATATGGAGTCGATGTTTCTTCAGGAGTTGAAACCAATACAAAAGGAATAAAAGACCACATAAAACTTAAACTTTTCATTGAGAACGCTAGAAAAGTTTTATGAACAATATGCCTGAATCTTCACTAGTTGACTCTTTCAGTCCCCCAAACGAATTTTCTCAAAAAAAATCTTTCATTGAAGAAATACTCCGCATTCCTTTTACGGAAAACAATTATATCCGTATTCTTGAAAACGGAGAAGAGATTTTTCAGACAATTCTTAACAGTGTATCATCCGCCCGTAAAATTATATTTATTGAATTCTATTTATTCAAAGATGATGACACAGGAAATACCCTTGCGGAACTTTTAAAAGAAAAATCCCGGGAAGGCGTAACTGTCTATTTGCTTTATGACCACTTCGGCTCTTTATTGACTTCAAAGGACTTCTGGTCTGAGCTAAAAAAAGCCGGGATCAAATACCATGTATCCCATCCATTTAAGTTATTTTCTCCCAGAAGATATATTTACCGCAATCATAAAAAACTTCTTATTGTCGATGGGGAAAAGGCTTTTACAGGAGGTTTCAATATCGCAGATGAATATCACGGTTTTATTAAAAAGAAACAAAAAACATGGCGGGATATAGGCATATACCTTGAAGGGCCAATAGTACATTCTCTTTCCGAACTCTTCATGAAAAGTTGGCGAAGATGGAAAGGAATCCCTATTGAATTTGATTCAAAAACTGAATACTCAATGACAGGCATTCAGGCTATACCAATCTTTGCAAGCACAGGCAGGGCACGAAGAAGAATGAGAAGGCTGCTTATCCAAAGCATCAAAAACTCAAAAAATAATATATATATAACAACAGCCTATTTCCTCCCAAGCAGAAAGTTATTTGAAGCACTCGAGCATGCTGCAAAGCGAGGCGTTCTTATTACACTCCTTCTGCCTGGCAAAAGCGATATTAAATCCGTATATTATGCCAGCAGAGCATATTACAGCAAACTCTTAAGCGCAGGTGTCAGAATATATAATTATCAGGGAACAGTTCTTCATGCTAAAACTGCTGTTTTTGACGGCATCTGGAGCATAGTAGGTTCCACCAACCTGGATTTTCAGTCTTTAAGCAGAAATGACGAAAGCAATGTTGGGATCCTGGACAAGAGCTTTAGCAGTAAGATGATCGAAGTTTTCAACAATGACCTGCAGCAGTCCACAAAGATTATAGGAGATACATGGGCAAACCGGCCATTTCATCAAAAGATACTGGAAAAAGTTTTCTCCTTCATATTAAAACAGATTTAACTGCTTTAATATATCCAATAATTCCAATGCCCAAATATGTTTTTTTACTGGGCTGATGCTATAATATGATAACTTTTTTATAAATTATAGTTCTTGTAAAAGTGAAAGAAACTATCAATAAAATCCGCTCATTAGTCGATTCCCGGGAACAGCGTATTGTATTGATACTTGCTCTCATGGTGTTTATTGCCGGGGTGATATACTCAGTTTATCTCGGTGACAATATCCGCTTTCAGGACGAACTTGAATACCATACACTTGCAGAAAATCTCGTCCTGAAACATAAATACACACTCGACGGGGTAAACCCGAGCGCTTTTCGCCCCCCAGTTTACCCCTTCCTGCTTTCAATCATTCTTTTCATAGGCGGCGGAATAACCTCGCTCAGACTCATTAATTTTCTGGCTTTCAGTGCTTCTATCTTCCTGTTATATCTCATCGTTAAAAATCACTCGTCGGCTTTTGCCGGGCTACTTAGCGCGGTCCTTGTAATATGTTATCCCGTACTCTTTTATGGCTC
This window contains:
- a CDS encoding phosphoribosylanthranilate isomerase, giving the protein MVKIKICGITNTEDALAAIGYGADALGFVFYPKSHRAVTPNVAKSIINNLPPIVTTVGVFVDQDENEINKIASDIGLNIIQLHGSEHIESCNLNKKVIKAIRVKNLTDLAPIITYKNISAFLLDTYSPDSFGGSGQVFNWDIAVEAKKFGRVILAGGLTHANVREAIEKVRPYGVDVSSGVETNTKGIKDHIKLKLFIENARKVL
- a CDS encoding phospholipase D-like domain-containing protein yields the protein MPESSLVDSFSPPNEFSQKKSFIEEILRIPFTENNYIRILENGEEIFQTILNSVSSARKIIFIEFYLFKDDDTGNTLAELLKEKSREGVTVYLLYDHFGSLLTSKDFWSELKKAGIKYHVSHPFKLFSPRRYIYRNHKKLLIVDGEKAFTGGFNIADEYHGFIKKKQKTWRDIGIYLEGPIVHSLSELFMKSWRRWKGIPIEFDSKTEYSMTGIQAIPIFASTGRARRRMRRLLIQSIKNSKNNIYITTAYFLPSRKLFEALEHAAKRGVLITLLLPGKSDIKSVYYASRAYYSKLLSAGVRIYNYQGTVLHAKTAVFDGIWSIVGSTNLDFQSLSRNDESNVGILDKSFSSKMIEVFNNDLQQSTKIIGDTWANRPFHQKILEKVFSFILKQI